The Coffea arabica cultivar ET-39 chromosome 9e, Coffea Arabica ET-39 HiFi, whole genome shotgun sequence genome has a window encoding:
- the LOC113710376 gene encoding uncharacterized protein isoform X1, whose protein sequence is MATLNLVIRLAIFPSLLLAFLTTTATLSHASHNLFLRRQASVLVSVKQKFQTSSPSLDSWNMSNYMFLCMWNGITCDENRLVVSLDISNLNLSGSLSPAITELRSLINISVAGNSFFGVFLPEIHKFENLRILNLSNNVFSGNLSWEFSHLQELEVLDGYNNNFSGPLPFGISQLQKLQYLNLGGNYFSGQIPASYGGLNQLNFLSLAGNDLSGFIPGEFGNLTSLQWLYLGYFNTFDGGIPSELGKLINLVHLDLANCGLVGPIPAELGHLKILDTLFLQTNQLSGSIPPQLGNLASLKSLDLSNNVLTGEIPAELSPLQELTLLNLFMNRLHGEIPQFVEELPQLEVLKLWQNNFTGSIPQKLGQNGKLIELDFSTNKLTGLVPSTLCSGRRLRILILLNNFLLGPLPDDLGRCKSLSRVRLGQNFLSGSIPHGFLYLPDLSLMELQNNLLAGQLEETNTQVSTKLEGLNLSNNRLSGPLPTSIGKFSGLKILLLNGNHFSGNIPSEIGSLGNMLRLDMSKNNFSGNIPPEIGKCLSLTYLDLSQNQLSGPIPVQIAQIHILNYFNISWNHLSQKLPKEIGSIKSLTSADFSHNNFSGSIPETGQYSVFNSTAYVDNPDLCGSYSNPCNYSTAAELAHNYQGDGKSKVPAKYKLIFALGLLVCSLIFAVLAIIKTRNARKHSKSWKLTAFQKLEFGSEDILECLKEHNIIGRGGAGIVYKGTMPNGEEVAVKRLGISKGSHDHGLSAEIQTLGRIRHRYIVRLLAFCSNKETNLLVYEYMPNGSLGEVLHGKTGIYLQWDTRLKIAMEAAKGLCYLHHDCSPLIIHRDVKSNNILLNSNFEAHVADFGLAKFLQDNGTSECMSAIAGSYGYIAPEYAYTLKVDEKSDVYSFGVVLLELITGRRPVGNFGEEGLDIVQWANILTNWSKEGVVKILDERLKNVPLNEAMQVFFVAMLCVQEHSIERPTMREVVQMLAQAKQPNTFHMQ, encoded by the exons ATGGCAACTCTCAATCTTGTGATCAGACTAGCCATCTTCCCTTCTCTTCTCCTAGCCTTCCTTACTACTACTGCTACGTTGAGTCATGCATCACATAATTTGTTTCTCAGAAGGCAGGCGTCAGTTCTTGTTTCTGTCAAACAAAAGTTCCAGACTTCAAGCCCTTCTCTGGATAGTTGGAATATGTCAAACTACATGTTCCTCTGTATGTGGAATGGCATCACATGTGATGAAAATAGATTAGTAGTTTCATTAGACATATCCAATTTAAACCTCTCAGGCTCTCTCTCACCTGCAATAACTGAACTTCGATCCCTCATAAACATTTCAGTTGCTGGCAACAGCTTCTTTGGAGTTTTCTTGCCCGAAATTCACAAATTTGAAAATCTGCGAATTCTCAATCTTTCCAACAATGTTTTTAGTGGAAATTTGAGCTGGGAATTTTCCCACTTGCAGGAACTTGAAGTTCTGGATGGGTATAACAACAACTTCTCAGGTCCACTTCCATTTGGTATTTCTCAACTTCAGAAGCTGCAGTACTTGAACTTGGGTGGAAATTACTTTTCAGGGCAAATACCAGCTAGCTATGGAGGCCTAAACCAGCTCAATTTTCTATCCCTGGCAGGGAATGATTTGAGTGGTTTTATTCCTGGTGAATTTGGTAATCTTACCAGTCTACAGTGGCTCTACTTGGGATATTTCAATACGTTTGATGGGGGAATTCCGTCAGAGCTTGGCAAGCTGATCAACTTAGTCCATTTGGATCTTGCAAATTGTGGCTTGGTGGGTCCAATTCCAGCAGAATTAGGCCATCTGAAAATATTGGACACTCTTTTCTTGCAAACCAATCAGCTTAGTGGTTCAATTCCTCCTCAGCTTGGGAATTTAGCTAGCTTGAAATCTCTTGATCTTTCAAATAATGTTCTCACAGGAGAGATTCCAGCTGAGCTTTCCCCACTACAAGAGCTCACCCTCTTGAACTTATTCATGAACAGACTTCATGGTGAAATACCTCAGTTCGTTGAAGAGTTGCCTCAGTTGGAAGTGTTGAAACTTTGGCAAAATAACTTCACAGGATCTATTCCTCAAAAGCTGGGACAGAATGGTAAGCTAATTGAACTTGACTTTTCAACTAACAAGCTCACAGGATTGGTACCAAGTACTCTGTGCTCTGGTAGGAGGTTGAGAATCTTAATTTTGctcaacaattttcttcttggtcCTTTACCTGATGATCTTGGCCGTTGCAAATCACTTTCTAGAGTCAggctggggcaaaattttttgaGTGGGTCAATCCCACATGGATTTCTTTACTTGCCTGATCTATCACTAATGGAACTGCAGAACAATCTACTTGCTGGACAACTTGAAGAAACGAATACCCAGGTGTCTACAAAACTTGAGGGCCTCAACCTATCCAACAATCGGTTATCTGGCCCTCTTCCCACATCCATTGGAAAATTCTCTGGTCTGAAGATTCTTCTTCTAAACGGTAACCATTTCTCAGGCAATATACCGTCCGAAATTGGGAGTCTTGGTAACATGTTGAGGTTAGACATGAGTAAAAACAACTTCTCTGGCAACATTCCACCAGAAATTGGTAAATGTCTCTCTCTCACTTACTTAGACCTGAGCCAAAATCAACTTTCAGGTCCGATTCCTGTTCAAATTGCTCAAATTCATATCTTGAATTACTTCAACATCTCTTGGAACCATTTGAGCCAGAAACTTCCGAAGGAAATTGGTTCCATCAAAAGCCTGACTTCTGCTGACTTTTCCCACAATAACTTTAGTGGTTCAATACCTGAAACTGGACAATATTCAGTTTTCAACTCCACCGCTTATGTTGACAATCCTGATCTTTGTGGATCCTACTCGAATCCTTGCAACTACTCTACCGCTGCAGAGTTAGCGCACAACTACCAAGGTGATGGCAAATCAAAGGTCCCAGCCAAGTACAAGCTCATATTCGCATTGGGACTCCTAGTTTGTTCGCTAATTTTTGCTGTTCTGGCAATAATTAAGACcagaaatgcaagaaaacacTCAAAGTCCTGGAAGCTGACAGCATTTCAAAAGCTAGAATTTGGAAGCGAGGACATATTAGAGTGCTTGAAAGAGCACAATATCATTGGCAGAGGTGGAGCAGGGATAGTGTATAAAGGTACAATGCCAAATGGAGAGGAAGTAGCAGTGAAAAGGTTGGGAATAAGCAAAGGGTCTCATGATCATGGCCTATCGGCAGAAATTCAAACACTGGGGAGGATCAGACATCGTTACATCGTCCGGTTGCTGGCATTTTGTTCCAATAAAGAGACAAACTTGCTTGTCTATGAATATATGCCAAATGGAAGCTTAGGTGAAGTTCTTCATGGAAAGACTGGAATATATCTGCAGTGGGATACGAGGCTAAAAATAGCTATGGAAGCTGCGAAAGGCCTTTGTTACCTACACCATGATTGTTCCCCTCTAATTATTCACCGCGATGTGAAGTCCAACAACATCCTGCTTAATTCTAATTTTGAGGCTCATGTAGCAGATTTTGGTCTAGCAAAGTTCTTGCAAGATAATGGAACATCAGAGTGCATGTCTGCAATTGCAGGCTCCTACGGCTACATTGCTCCAg AGTATGCTTACACcttgaaagttgatgaaaagagtGATGTTTATAGCTTTGGAGTGGTACTTTTGGAGCTTATAACAGGTAGAAGGCCCGTTGGCAACTTTGGCGAAGAAGGTTTAGATATCGTTCAGTGGGCAAATATTCTGACAAATTGGAGCAAAGAAGGGGTGGTGAAGATCCTAGATGAAAGGCTTAAAAATGTTCCCCTTAATGAAGCAATGCAGGTCTTCTTTGTTGCAATGCTGTGTGTTCAAGAACATAGCATTGAGCGGCCAACCATGCGAGAAGTAGTCCAAATGCTTGCTCAGGCTAAACAACCTAACACATTTCACATGCAATGA
- the LOC113710376 gene encoding uncharacterized protein isoform X2, whose translation MHHIICFSEGRRQFLFLSNKSSRLQALLWIVGICQTTCSSELEVLDGYNNNFSGPLPFGISQLQKLQYLNLGGNYFSGQIPASYGGLNQLNFLSLAGNDLSGFIPGEFGNLTSLQWLYLGYFNTFDGGIPSELGKLINLVHLDLANCGLVGPIPAELGHLKILDTLFLQTNQLSGSIPPQLGNLASLKSLDLSNNVLTGEIPAELSPLQELTLLNLFMNRLHGEIPQFVEELPQLEVLKLWQNNFTGSIPQKLGQNGKLIELDFSTNKLTGLVPSTLCSGRRLRILILLNNFLLGPLPDDLGRCKSLSRVRLGQNFLSGSIPHGFLYLPDLSLMELQNNLLAGQLEETNTQVSTKLEGLNLSNNRLSGPLPTSIGKFSGLKILLLNGNHFSGNIPSEIGSLGNMLRLDMSKNNFSGNIPPEIGKCLSLTYLDLSQNQLSGPIPVQIAQIHILNYFNISWNHLSQKLPKEIGSIKSLTSADFSHNNFSGSIPETGQYSVFNSTAYVDNPDLCGSYSNPCNYSTAAELAHNYQGDGKSKVPAKYKLIFALGLLVCSLIFAVLAIIKTRNARKHSKSWKLTAFQKLEFGSEDILECLKEHNIIGRGGAGIVYKGTMPNGEEVAVKRLGISKGSHDHGLSAEIQTLGRIRHRYIVRLLAFCSNKETNLLVYEYMPNGSLGEVLHGKTGIYLQWDTRLKIAMEAAKGLCYLHHDCSPLIIHRDVKSNNILLNSNFEAHVADFGLAKFLQDNGTSECMSAIAGSYGYIAPEYAYTLKVDEKSDVYSFGVVLLELITGRRPVGNFGEEGLDIVQWANILTNWSKEGVVKILDERLKNVPLNEAMQVFFVAMLCVQEHSIERPTMREVVQMLAQAKQPNTFHMQ comes from the exons ATGCATCACATAATTTGTTTCTCAGAAGGCAGGCGTCAGTTCTTGTTTCTGTCAAACAAAAGTTCCAGACTTCAAGCCCTTCTCTGGATAGTTGGAATATGTCAAACTACATGTTCCTCT GAACTTGAAGTTCTGGATGGGTATAACAACAACTTCTCAGGTCCACTTCCATTTGGTATTTCTCAACTTCAGAAGCTGCAGTACTTGAACTTGGGTGGAAATTACTTTTCAGGGCAAATACCAGCTAGCTATGGAGGCCTAAACCAGCTCAATTTTCTATCCCTGGCAGGGAATGATTTGAGTGGTTTTATTCCTGGTGAATTTGGTAATCTTACCAGTCTACAGTGGCTCTACTTGGGATATTTCAATACGTTTGATGGGGGAATTCCGTCAGAGCTTGGCAAGCTGATCAACTTAGTCCATTTGGATCTTGCAAATTGTGGCTTGGTGGGTCCAATTCCAGCAGAATTAGGCCATCTGAAAATATTGGACACTCTTTTCTTGCAAACCAATCAGCTTAGTGGTTCAATTCCTCCTCAGCTTGGGAATTTAGCTAGCTTGAAATCTCTTGATCTTTCAAATAATGTTCTCACAGGAGAGATTCCAGCTGAGCTTTCCCCACTACAAGAGCTCACCCTCTTGAACTTATTCATGAACAGACTTCATGGTGAAATACCTCAGTTCGTTGAAGAGTTGCCTCAGTTGGAAGTGTTGAAACTTTGGCAAAATAACTTCACAGGATCTATTCCTCAAAAGCTGGGACAGAATGGTAAGCTAATTGAACTTGACTTTTCAACTAACAAGCTCACAGGATTGGTACCAAGTACTCTGTGCTCTGGTAGGAGGTTGAGAATCTTAATTTTGctcaacaattttcttcttggtcCTTTACCTGATGATCTTGGCCGTTGCAAATCACTTTCTAGAGTCAggctggggcaaaattttttgaGTGGGTCAATCCCACATGGATTTCTTTACTTGCCTGATCTATCACTAATGGAACTGCAGAACAATCTACTTGCTGGACAACTTGAAGAAACGAATACCCAGGTGTCTACAAAACTTGAGGGCCTCAACCTATCCAACAATCGGTTATCTGGCCCTCTTCCCACATCCATTGGAAAATTCTCTGGTCTGAAGATTCTTCTTCTAAACGGTAACCATTTCTCAGGCAATATACCGTCCGAAATTGGGAGTCTTGGTAACATGTTGAGGTTAGACATGAGTAAAAACAACTTCTCTGGCAACATTCCACCAGAAATTGGTAAATGTCTCTCTCTCACTTACTTAGACCTGAGCCAAAATCAACTTTCAGGTCCGATTCCTGTTCAAATTGCTCAAATTCATATCTTGAATTACTTCAACATCTCTTGGAACCATTTGAGCCAGAAACTTCCGAAGGAAATTGGTTCCATCAAAAGCCTGACTTCTGCTGACTTTTCCCACAATAACTTTAGTGGTTCAATACCTGAAACTGGACAATATTCAGTTTTCAACTCCACCGCTTATGTTGACAATCCTGATCTTTGTGGATCCTACTCGAATCCTTGCAACTACTCTACCGCTGCAGAGTTAGCGCACAACTACCAAGGTGATGGCAAATCAAAGGTCCCAGCCAAGTACAAGCTCATATTCGCATTGGGACTCCTAGTTTGTTCGCTAATTTTTGCTGTTCTGGCAATAATTAAGACcagaaatgcaagaaaacacTCAAAGTCCTGGAAGCTGACAGCATTTCAAAAGCTAGAATTTGGAAGCGAGGACATATTAGAGTGCTTGAAAGAGCACAATATCATTGGCAGAGGTGGAGCAGGGATAGTGTATAAAGGTACAATGCCAAATGGAGAGGAAGTAGCAGTGAAAAGGTTGGGAATAAGCAAAGGGTCTCATGATCATGGCCTATCGGCAGAAATTCAAACACTGGGGAGGATCAGACATCGTTACATCGTCCGGTTGCTGGCATTTTGTTCCAATAAAGAGACAAACTTGCTTGTCTATGAATATATGCCAAATGGAAGCTTAGGTGAAGTTCTTCATGGAAAGACTGGAATATATCTGCAGTGGGATACGAGGCTAAAAATAGCTATGGAAGCTGCGAAAGGCCTTTGTTACCTACACCATGATTGTTCCCCTCTAATTATTCACCGCGATGTGAAGTCCAACAACATCCTGCTTAATTCTAATTTTGAGGCTCATGTAGCAGATTTTGGTCTAGCAAAGTTCTTGCAAGATAATGGAACATCAGAGTGCATGTCTGCAATTGCAGGCTCCTACGGCTACATTGCTCCAg AGTATGCTTACACcttgaaagttgatgaaaagagtGATGTTTATAGCTTTGGAGTGGTACTTTTGGAGCTTATAACAGGTAGAAGGCCCGTTGGCAACTTTGGCGAAGAAGGTTTAGATATCGTTCAGTGGGCAAATATTCTGACAAATTGGAGCAAAGAAGGGGTGGTGAAGATCCTAGATGAAAGGCTTAAAAATGTTCCCCTTAATGAAGCAATGCAGGTCTTCTTTGTTGCAATGCTGTGTGTTCAAGAACATAGCATTGAGCGGCCAACCATGCGAGAAGTAGTCCAAATGCTTGCTCAGGCTAAACAACCTAACACATTTCACATGCAATGA